From Streptomyces sp. NBC_00370, a single genomic window includes:
- a CDS encoding GNAT family N-acetyltransferase, protein MNGIISPALAPNPQEIASLAASESPWELPWGIQVRGVPGQLVTKVAASYGLTQFNPSPLMLRRPEQGLPAEPSIDSFRVRAVAADELDLYARTVAEGFETPHEMFHVLAEPALARIEGVEFYLAELDGVPVGTGMTAISNDLTGIFNITTLPPYRRRGYGLAITTEMVRAGFRADATTAYLYASETGEPVYESAGFRTEEYLTVITAPS, encoded by the coding sequence ATGAACGGCATCATCAGCCCCGCCCTCGCTCCCAACCCGCAGGAGATAGCTTCGCTGGCGGCCTCTGAGAGCCCGTGGGAGCTTCCCTGGGGAATTCAGGTCCGTGGGGTGCCTGGACAACTCGTCACCAAGGTGGCGGCAAGCTACGGCCTGACCCAATTCAACCCGAGTCCCCTCATGCTGAGACGGCCCGAGCAGGGACTTCCGGCGGAGCCCTCGATTGACTCCTTCCGCGTTCGGGCCGTGGCGGCCGACGAGCTCGATCTGTACGCCAGGACCGTCGCAGAGGGCTTTGAGACGCCACATGAGATGTTCCACGTCTTGGCCGAACCGGCTCTGGCAAGGATAGAAGGGGTGGAGTTCTATCTGGCAGAGCTGGACGGTGTACCAGTAGGAACAGGCATGACTGCCATCTCCAACGATCTGACGGGCATCTTCAACATCACCACGCTCCCGCCCTACCGGCGGCGCGGCTACGGACTGGCCATCACGACGGAGATGGTGCGTGCGGGCTTTCGCGCCGACGCCACCACTGCCTACCTCTACGCAAGTGAAACAGGCGAGCCCGTGTACGAATCGGCCGGCTTCCGCACCGAAGAATATCTGACGGTGATCACGGCTCCCTCATAG
- a CDS encoding nuclear transport factor 2 family protein yields MTTADRFRAAVDSRDLDALGDLLTDDIRLHSPVSFKPFDGKAAVMGLFGVLLRTFEDFRYVGRLDGAAETGADGTEAPSAVLIFRATVNGRQIHGIDLLHFDDTGQIKEFTVMVRPQSAVHALGEAVLAGLVADGLAPDPATQ; encoded by the coding sequence ATGACCACCGCGGACCGCTTCCGTGCCGCCGTCGACAGTCGCGACCTCGACGCCCTCGGCGACCTCCTCACCGACGACATCCGGCTCCACAGCCCGGTCTCCTTCAAGCCGTTCGATGGCAAGGCCGCAGTGATGGGCCTGTTCGGGGTGCTGCTGCGCACCTTCGAGGACTTCCGCTACGTGGGCCGTCTCGACGGCGCAGCCGAGACCGGCGCCGACGGGACCGAGGCCCCCTCGGCGGTCCTGATCTTCCGGGCCACCGTGAACGGTCGGCAGATCCACGGCATCGACCTGCTCCACTTCGACGACACCGGGCAGATCAAGGAGTTCACGGTGATGGTCCGCCCGCAGTCGGCGGTGCACGCGCTGGGCGAGGCCGTCCTCGCCGGCCTGGTCGCCGACGGGCTCGCGCCGGACCCGGCGACCCAGTAG
- a CDS encoding DUF1330 domain-containing protein translates to MPKGYWVSAYRTISDAEKLAAYNKLAGPAVEAGGGRILARGSRVVAHDAGIAERTVLIEFDSFEQAVAAHESAAYQEALVVLSDGVERDFRIVEGID, encoded by the coding sequence ATGCCCAAGGGCTACTGGGTCAGCGCCTACCGCACCATTTCAGACGCTGAAAAGCTGGCTGCTTACAACAAGTTGGCCGGTCCGGCCGTCGAGGCCGGGGGCGGTCGGATCCTCGCCCGTGGCAGTCGGGTCGTGGCGCATGACGCCGGAATCGCCGAGCGCACCGTCCTGATCGAGTTCGACAGCTTCGAGCAGGCCGTAGCGGCGCACGAGAGTGCGGCCTACCAGGAGGCGCTGGTCGTTCTCTCCGACGGCGTCGAGCGCGACTTCCGCATCGTTGAAGGCATCGACTGA
- a CDS encoding nuclear transport factor 2 family protein translates to MPERVLEALRDAINSHDPKQVAACFTDDYAMERPLRPHEAWVGNDKVLQMWTGMFARLPDVRAEILRSARDGEEIWSEWEMRGTNPANEPTLLRGPAIVMERDGLINWARFYLDPVTHAGRTSITVSEVVDAGADVVFELLTDPSRHREIDASGTIRGPESESVITGVGDVFVMGMHNDMFGDYTTENHVVVYEPGRAVGWAPGQSGDRPLGQRFVWRLEPLGDNRTQVTQTYDWSAVTHAPAVAHLPVRTEDELIGSIRLIGPALA, encoded by the coding sequence ATGCCCGAGCGTGTCCTTGAGGCGTTGCGCGACGCCATCAACTCGCATGATCCGAAGCAGGTGGCGGCATGCTTCACCGACGACTACGCGATGGAGCGCCCACTGCGGCCGCATGAGGCTTGGGTGGGCAACGACAAGGTCCTGCAGATGTGGACAGGCATGTTCGCCCGACTGCCCGACGTGCGTGCCGAGATCCTGCGCAGTGCTCGCGACGGCGAGGAGATCTGGTCGGAGTGGGAGATGCGCGGCACCAACCCGGCGAACGAGCCCACCCTGTTGCGCGGTCCTGCCATCGTCATGGAACGGGACGGACTCATCAACTGGGCCCGGTTCTACCTCGATCCGGTCACCCATGCCGGCAGGACCAGCATCACCGTGTCCGAGGTGGTGGACGCCGGTGCGGACGTTGTGTTCGAGTTGCTCACCGATCCGTCGCGGCATCGCGAGATCGATGCCAGTGGCACCATCCGTGGTCCTGAGTCCGAATCAGTTATCACCGGCGTCGGCGACGTGTTCGTCATGGGGATGCACAACGACATGTTCGGCGACTACACCACGGAGAACCACGTCGTGGTCTACGAACCCGGGCGGGCCGTCGGCTGGGCGCCCGGTCAGTCTGGTGACAGGCCGCTCGGGCAGCGTTTCGTGTGGCGTCTGGAGCCTCTGGGCGACAACCGTACGCAGGTCACGCAGACCTACGACTGGTCGGCGGTCACCCACGCGCCGGCTGTCGCGCACCTTCCGGTGCGTACCGAGGACGAACTCATCGGGTCGATTCGCCTCATCGGTCCCGCACTCGCTTGA
- a CDS encoding 4-hydroxybenzoate octaprenyltransferase, which produces MPGWWGLCLASKGLPDLKSLVLFGVAAILMRGSGCTLNDIVDRKIDAGVSRTASRPIPSGEVGVPAAVVFTAVQAVVSLAVLWWASEAAAVIVALCCPAFIVYPFMKRVTHLPQGWLGFCCNTLVFAGWATVTGGIGAPAVLMWVGVGFWTLGYDTIYGHQDKEDDRRIGMKSSSLLFGTSTRTWVSVFYVAALAGLCAAGMDADSHWPFYVLLGAAAVHMIWQLATLDIDDPERCRLLFVSNRVTGVLVLLGTVLGHWG; this is translated from the coding sequence CTGCCTGGCTGGTGGGGCCTGTGCCTGGCGTCCAAGGGCCTGCCGGACTTGAAATCGCTCGTGTTATTCGGAGTTGCTGCGATCCTCATGCGCGGCTCAGGTTGCACACTGAATGACATAGTGGACCGGAAGATCGACGCCGGGGTCAGTCGTACTGCTTCACGGCCGATTCCTTCCGGGGAAGTCGGCGTCCCCGCCGCCGTTGTGTTCACGGCTGTTCAAGCTGTCGTGTCACTTGCTGTCCTGTGGTGGGCGAGTGAAGCCGCCGCCGTTATCGTAGCGCTCTGCTGTCCGGCCTTCATCGTGTACCCGTTCATGAAGCGGGTCACGCATCTTCCCCAGGGCTGGTTGGGCTTCTGCTGCAACACTCTCGTATTTGCAGGATGGGCGACTGTCACAGGGGGAATCGGAGCACCTGCTGTACTCATGTGGGTTGGGGTGGGCTTCTGGACTCTGGGCTACGACACCATCTACGGCCACCAGGACAAGGAAGACGACCGCCGAATCGGAATGAAGTCGAGTTCGTTGTTATTCGGCACGTCGACACGTACGTGGGTGAGCGTCTTTTACGTCGCGGCTCTTGCGGGCCTGTGTGCCGCAGGCATGGACGCCGACTCCCATTGGCCCTTCTACGTCCTCCTGGGAGCAGCTGCCGTACACATGATCTGGCAGTTGGCCACGTTGGACATCGACGACCCGGAACGGTGTCGGCTCCTGTTTGTGTCGAACCGTGTGACGGGTGTCCTCGTCCTCCTTGGGACCGTTCTCGGGCACTGGGGGTGA
- a CDS encoding MarR family winged helix-turn-helix transcriptional regulator, translating into MSLTSAATLATLDRTGPRRITDLAAVEGVTQPAMTTLVRVMEESGLVERRGDASDKRVTLVFLTEAGASYVRTRRQAGVHAFERLIGELTGDEVEALVAALPALRHLTELESQDRDGLKQ; encoded by the coding sequence ATGAGCCTGACGTCGGCCGCCACCCTGGCCACCCTGGACCGGACCGGCCCGCGACGCATCACCGATCTGGCCGCGGTCGAGGGCGTCACCCAGCCCGCGATGACGACTCTGGTCCGGGTGATGGAGGAGTCCGGCCTGGTCGAGCGGCGGGGCGACGCGTCCGACAAGCGGGTCACGCTGGTGTTCCTGACCGAGGCCGGCGCCTCCTACGTCCGTACGCGGCGTCAGGCGGGCGTCCACGCGTTCGAGCGGCTGATCGGCGAGCTCACCGGCGACGAGGTCGAGGCGCTGGTGGCGGCCCTTCCGGCGCTGAGGCATCTGACGGAGCTCGAAAGCCAGGACCGCGATGGGTTGAAGCAGTGA
- a CDS encoding amino acid ABC transporter substrate-binding protein, whose translation MAAARKPIRIGYCLSLTGSLADNSRSARTAHEIWRQDVNSRGGLLGRPVEFVRYDDQGDADNVPGIYERLMDEHDVDLVIGGYGTNTLLPAMPLMVERERFFVGLMGLGVNNELRYPNYFAMIPTGPDPNTALTEGFFALAAEQTPRPQTVALVSADAEFSRNPVLGAKVNAEKYGIQVVHEATYPLSTEDFTPVIDAVAQRGSDLLFLCSYLDDSVGLARTIRSHHFRPKMVGGAMIGPQNTAVRTKLGPLLNGFVNYEYWAPVPKMMFPGVQDLLITYQEQAAEASVDLLGHYMAPLAYAQMQVVAQAVEATGGLDDASLSAYARGATFPTVMGDVRFGTKGEWSQPRVLQVQFQGISDHEVGQFRNGSRQIVVSPPESSSGELIFPYAEALTPE comes from the coding sequence ATCGCCGCCGCCCGGAAGCCGATCCGTATCGGGTACTGCCTGTCCTTGACCGGTTCCCTCGCGGACAACAGCCGGTCGGCCCGTACGGCCCATGAAATCTGGCGCCAGGACGTCAACAGCCGAGGTGGACTTCTCGGCCGTCCTGTCGAGTTCGTCCGGTACGACGACCAAGGTGACGCCGACAACGTTCCAGGGATCTACGAGCGGTTGATGGACGAGCACGACGTGGATCTCGTCATCGGTGGATACGGCACCAACACCCTACTGCCGGCCATGCCGTTGATGGTCGAACGCGAGCGATTCTTCGTCGGACTGATGGGCCTCGGTGTCAACAACGAGCTCCGCTATCCGAACTACTTCGCCATGATCCCCACCGGCCCGGATCCGAACACCGCGCTCACGGAGGGGTTCTTCGCGCTCGCCGCGGAGCAGACTCCCCGGCCACAGACCGTGGCGCTCGTGTCTGCCGACGCCGAGTTCTCGCGCAATCCCGTTCTCGGCGCCAAGGTGAACGCTGAGAAATACGGCATACAGGTGGTCCACGAAGCCACGTATCCGCTGTCGACCGAGGATTTTACTCCCGTGATCGATGCGGTCGCCCAGAGAGGCAGCGACCTGTTGTTCCTGTGTTCCTACTTGGACGACTCGGTTGGCCTGGCGCGCACCATCCGTTCCCATCACTTCCGGCCGAAGATGGTCGGCGGTGCCATGATCGGACCGCAGAACACCGCGGTGAGAACGAAGCTGGGCCCACTGCTCAACGGTTTCGTGAACTACGAGTACTGGGCACCGGTGCCGAAGATGATGTTCCCGGGCGTTCAGGACCTGCTGATCACCTATCAGGAACAGGCCGCCGAAGCCAGTGTCGACCTCCTGGGGCACTACATGGCACCACTCGCCTATGCGCAGATGCAGGTGGTCGCCCAAGCCGTTGAAGCGACAGGCGGTCTTGACGACGCGAGCCTCTCGGCCTACGCGCGCGGGGCGACGTTCCCGACCGTCATGGGCGATGTCAGGTTCGGGACCAAGGGAGAGTGGTCGCAACCGCGGGTGCTGCAGGTCCAGTTCCAGGGAATTTCCGACCATGAGGTCGGTCAATTCCGGAACGGGTCGAGGCAGATCGTCGTATCCCCACCGGAATCTTCTTCCGGCGAGCTCATCTTCCCGTACGCGGAAGCTCTCACCCCCGAGTGA
- a CDS encoding GNAT family N-acetyltransferase, which yields MTVEVSDVPEAKRYEARVDGESKVAGVAQYIRTTELIAFVHTEVEPEYEGKGVGSALARTALDEAREANLRVLATCPFFAGWISRHPEYQDLLYQSRSKVSD from the coding sequence ATGACGGTCGAAGTGAGCGACGTCCCCGAAGCCAAGCGCTACGAGGCCCGTGTCGATGGAGAGTCCAAGGTGGCGGGCGTCGCGCAATACATCCGCACGACGGAACTCATCGCGTTCGTACACACCGAGGTCGAGCCGGAGTACGAGGGCAAGGGCGTCGGGTCCGCACTGGCCCGCACGGCCCTTGACGAGGCACGCGAAGCGAACCTCCGGGTGCTGGCCACCTGTCCCTTCTTCGCGGGCTGGATCAGCCGGCACCCCGAGTACCAGGACCTGCTGTACCAGTCCCGAAGCAAGGTCAGTGACTGA
- a CDS encoding hydrolase: MSTGNKAGLGALLTPEESVLVLIDHQPFQFANLHSHEPTMVINNVVGLAKAAKVFDVPTILTTVLEDRGGLLLQGLQDVFPEQKPINRTFINTWQDERVVNAVKATGRKKLIIAGLWTEICVAMPAIQAADEGFEVFAVTDASGGATKEAHDMAVQRMVQAGVAPITWMAVLGEWQRDWARQKTVPGVADVQAQHGGGSGVAFTWEMQLLATHTVSEA, from the coding sequence TTGAGTACTGGGAACAAGGCCGGACTCGGCGCGCTGCTGACGCCCGAGGAGAGCGTGCTCGTCCTCATCGACCACCAGCCGTTCCAGTTCGCCAACCTGCACAGCCACGAGCCGACGATGGTCATCAACAACGTCGTCGGGCTCGCCAAAGCCGCCAAGGTGTTCGACGTCCCGACCATACTGACGACCGTTCTGGAGGACCGCGGCGGCCTTCTCCTCCAGGGCCTCCAGGACGTGTTCCCGGAGCAGAAGCCGATCAACAGAACCTTCATCAACACCTGGCAGGACGAGCGCGTCGTGAACGCCGTCAAGGCGACCGGCCGCAAGAAGCTGATCATCGCCGGCCTCTGGACGGAGATCTGTGTGGCCATGCCCGCGATACAGGCGGCCGACGAAGGCTTCGAGGTCTTCGCCGTCACCGACGCGTCGGGCGGCGCCACGAAGGAAGCCCACGACATGGCGGTGCAGCGCATGGTCCAGGCCGGTGTGGCCCCGATCACCTGGATGGCAGTGCTGGGCGAGTGGCAGCGCGACTGGGCCCGCCAGAAGACCGTGCCGGGTGTCGCCGACGTCCAGGCGCAGCATGGCGGTGGCAGCGGTGTGGCCTTCACCTGGGAGATGCAACTCCTGGCAACGCACACCGTGAGCGAGGCCTGA
- a CDS encoding MFS transporter, whose amino-acid sequence MARSEARLLVPALTFIALVVAAVASLGTPLITSVATSFHVSLGSAQWTLTVALLSGAVATPVLGRLGAGPHRRATILATLTVVVSGSALTVLPLPFAWLLAGRAAQGVGLGLTALMMGVARDHLPEERSTAVIALISVVSIIGAGVGYPLAALLAEFGGVRAAYGLGLVVTVAALVTAWRSMPEAPEGRSAHVDVAGAVVLAAALLLVLFLAGEPNLWSRHLAVAAGLAVVAVMLLCVWAVIELRSTTPLVDVRALRHPAVAGANLAMFVGGIGMYLLLTLITRYAQTPHGAGYGFGLTTFVAGLVLIPFSVLGFVAGKFTPRVRTRIADPLLLAGSAVVVGCGFALFAAARSDLAELFAAMGVLGFGVGGFSAAMPGVILAVTPKSETSSAMSFNYVVRSVGYSLGSAIGGLILAAGTGPGHLFPDDRAYTTAALVGIGAMAITTLASLALWRRRPSETNP is encoded by the coding sequence GTGGCGCGTTCCGAGGCGCGGCTGCTGGTCCCCGCCCTGACGTTCATCGCTCTGGTCGTGGCGGCGGTCGCCAGCCTCGGGACGCCGCTCATCACCAGCGTGGCGACCTCGTTCCACGTCTCGCTCGGCAGCGCGCAGTGGACGCTGACGGTCGCGCTGCTCAGCGGCGCAGTCGCTACGCCGGTCCTGGGCCGGCTCGGAGCCGGCCCGCACCGGCGGGCCACGATCCTCGCCACGCTGACGGTCGTCGTCTCCGGCAGCGCGCTGACCGTGCTGCCGCTGCCGTTCGCGTGGCTGCTGGCCGGCAGGGCGGCCCAGGGCGTCGGGCTCGGGCTGACGGCGTTGATGATGGGCGTGGCCCGGGACCACCTCCCCGAGGAGCGCAGCACGGCCGTGATCGCGCTGATCTCGGTGGTTTCGATCATCGGGGCCGGCGTCGGCTACCCGCTGGCCGCACTGCTCGCCGAGTTCGGCGGGGTACGGGCCGCCTACGGTCTTGGCCTGGTCGTCACCGTCGCCGCCCTCGTGACCGCGTGGCGCTCCATGCCCGAAGCTCCCGAAGGCCGCTCCGCCCACGTGGATGTGGCGGGCGCGGTCGTCCTGGCCGCTGCGCTGCTCCTGGTGCTGTTCCTGGCCGGTGAACCGAATCTATGGAGCCGGCACCTCGCCGTGGCGGCGGGCCTCGCCGTCGTCGCGGTGATGCTGCTCTGCGTCTGGGCCGTCATCGAGCTGCGCAGCACGACGCCTCTGGTCGATGTGCGGGCGTTGCGGCATCCGGCGGTCGCCGGGGCGAACCTCGCCATGTTCGTCGGCGGGATCGGTATGTACCTCCTGCTCACGCTCATCACCCGGTACGCGCAGACGCCGCACGGCGCCGGCTACGGCTTCGGGCTGACGACCTTCGTCGCCGGGCTGGTCCTCATCCCTTTCTCGGTGCTGGGGTTCGTCGCCGGTAAGTTCACGCCGCGGGTCCGGACGCGGATCGCCGACCCCCTGCTCCTGGCCGGCAGCGCCGTCGTGGTCGGCTGCGGGTTCGCTCTGTTCGCGGCGGCCCGGTCGGACCTGGCCGAACTGTTCGCGGCGATGGGCGTGCTCGGCTTCGGCGTCGGCGGCTTCTCGGCCGCGATGCCCGGCGTCATCCTGGCGGTCACTCCCAAGAGCGAGACGTCGAGCGCCATGAGCTTCAATTACGTCGTCCGCAGCGTCGGGTACTCCCTGGGCAGTGCCATCGGCGGCCTGATCCTCGCCGCGGGCACCGGCCCCGGTCACCTCTTCCCCGACGACAGGGCCTACACCACCGCGGCGTTGGTCGGCATCGGCGCCATGGCGATCACGACGCTGGCAAGCCTTGCTCTCTGGCGCCGACGCCCGTCCGAGACCAACCCGTAA
- a CDS encoding helix-turn-helix transcriptional regulator — MTAHNNRTYVIADAATITGWVVTPRTSHPGKGPLAEYLSVRRSRVLPEQHELAGGGHRQVPGLRRDEVAVLAGISTDYYTRLEQGRERHPSHKVTVGIGQALALKDEEVQHLLRLASLAEPEQCPATPPHLAQTQHMLDSLHVPALLSSATDIVSSNKQADALFEPLHPRDNLVHMVFGSPAAKDFFLDWDGMAVKAVNCLRMFVDHYVKMADLAERLTRESEDFSRLWADHTVGRNFAMSMPVRHPRVGEIRLTQQILNIPGAEDNVVLIFPPVDAPAAEAVAKLA, encoded by the coding sequence ATGACCGCACACAACAATCGCACGTATGTGATTGCTGATGCAGCGACGATCACGGGATGGGTTGTGACACCGCGGACATCGCACCCGGGCAAGGGACCATTGGCCGAGTATCTGAGCGTCCGACGCTCCCGAGTCCTACCTGAGCAGCACGAGCTGGCCGGTGGCGGGCACCGGCAGGTGCCCGGTCTGCGCAGGGACGAAGTCGCGGTGCTTGCCGGTATCAGCACCGACTACTACACGAGACTTGAGCAAGGACGGGAGCGCCACCCCTCGCACAAGGTCACTGTCGGGATCGGGCAGGCTCTTGCGCTGAAGGACGAAGAGGTTCAGCATCTGCTGCGACTCGCGTCGCTCGCCGAGCCGGAGCAGTGCCCGGCAACGCCCCCTCACCTCGCGCAGACCCAGCACATGCTGGACTCTCTCCACGTACCGGCCCTGCTGTCCAGCGCGACGGACATCGTGTCGTCGAACAAGCAGGCCGACGCCCTCTTCGAGCCCTTGCACCCACGCGACAACCTCGTGCACATGGTCTTCGGCTCGCCGGCGGCGAAGGACTTCTTTCTGGACTGGGACGGGATGGCAGTCAAGGCCGTCAACTGCCTGCGCATGTTCGTCGATCACTACGTCAAGATGGCTGACCTTGCCGAGCGGTTGACGCGTGAGAGTGAGGACTTCTCTCGGCTGTGGGCCGACCACACGGTGGGACGGAATTTCGCGATGTCGATGCCCGTCCGGCACCCGAGAGTGGGCGAAATCCGTCTGACGCAGCAGATCTTGAATATTCCCGGAGCTGAGGACAACGTCGTGCTGATCTTTCCTCCGGTCGACGCGCCGGCGGCGGAAGCCGTGGCGAAGCTCGCGTGA
- a CDS encoding GNAT family N-acetyltransferase, whose translation MTTSPSIDIEILPPETSYDAVLMTQIADLVNRVYAASESGQWLPGATRTTVGEIVEFTRAGEIIVARIGGLLAGSIRVQLLSPEKGESGMLVSDPDCRNVGIGRELRRFVVDMLRKRGVKTLQIELLVPRGWDQASKRFMAEWNERSGYQVVRKGAFEEQYPDLAPLLATPCDFIIYEKNLQNS comes from the coding sequence ATGACTACATCCCCCTCCATAGATATCGAGATCCTGCCGCCGGAGACCAGTTATGACGCGGTTCTGATGACTCAAATAGCCGACCTGGTAAACCGAGTCTACGCGGCTTCCGAAAGCGGGCAGTGGCTTCCAGGCGCAACGCGAACAACTGTGGGAGAGATTGTCGAATTCACACGGGCCGGGGAGATCATCGTGGCAAGGATCGGCGGACTCCTCGCCGGGTCCATTCGTGTACAGCTGCTTAGCCCGGAGAAAGGGGAATCGGGAATGCTGGTCTCCGACCCCGACTGCCGGAACGTGGGGATCGGACGTGAGCTGCGACGCTTCGTAGTAGATATGCTGCGAAAGCGGGGTGTCAAGACCCTGCAAATCGAGCTCCTGGTCCCTCGCGGCTGGGACCAGGCATCTAAACGGTTTATGGCGGAGTGGAACGAGAGGTCGGGCTACCAAGTGGTCCGCAAGGGGGCCTTCGAGGAGCAGTATCCCGACCTCGCGCCTTTGCTTGCCACCCCGTGCGATTTCATTATATACGAGAAAAATTTACAGAATTCCTGA
- a CDS encoding alpha/beta hydrolase — MAGAFAATGDTPEDTTASLKWGSCPKGAAAPRLECATLQVPLDYGKPDGRQIEIAVSRLASDKPEKRRGVLFTNPGGPGAEGLIYPAALAALGMPKDVVDSYDLIGFDPRGAGHSSPVSCDLTPQQQERGAFPAYAHASADVTREAKYARTIAQQCAGSDSAWMLPHTTTANTARDMDRIRAALGESKISYLGASYGTSLGAVYATLFPPHGDRIVLDSSLGPRGYDVGAFRLVAGGMEERFPEFAAFVAGHPEYGLGTTPRQVTAKFFELAKRLDEKPVGGVDGSMFRGRTLDGLYADSLMPDVAKTWQSLDKGEPIPPAAPANAATSMAARLYVICADTRWPTKIGEYQRDVAVDRLLYPKLGGSTANVGPCAFWPHKDFEQPVKVGSRGPSNILLVQNERDPGTPLVGAKKLRWALGQRATMVTADEGGHGVYPFGRNTCANNAVTIFLTTGGRPAHDKTCATEPVT; from the coding sequence ATGGCAGGCGCTTTCGCGGCGACGGGCGACACGCCTGAGGACACAACGGCATCCCTGAAGTGGGGCTCGTGCCCGAAGGGAGCCGCCGCGCCGCGTCTGGAGTGTGCAACCCTGCAAGTCCCTCTGGACTACGGCAAGCCCGACGGCCGCCAGATCGAGATCGCGGTCTCCCGACTGGCCAGTGACAAACCCGAAAAGCGCCGTGGGGTGTTGTTCACCAATCCGGGAGGCCCCGGCGCGGAAGGGCTCATCTATCCCGCCGCTCTCGCAGCCTTGGGAATGCCCAAGGACGTGGTCGACTCCTACGACTTGATCGGCTTCGATCCCCGGGGCGCGGGTCACAGCTCGCCGGTGAGCTGCGATCTGACTCCGCAGCAGCAGGAGCGGGGCGCGTTTCCGGCGTACGCCCACGCGTCCGCGGACGTCACCCGGGAGGCGAAGTACGCGCGTACGATCGCTCAGCAGTGCGCCGGCTCGGACAGCGCGTGGATGTTGCCGCACACCACCACGGCGAACACGGCGCGGGACATGGACCGGATCAGGGCGGCACTGGGCGAGAGCAAGATCTCCTACCTCGGGGCTTCGTACGGCACCTCGCTCGGCGCGGTGTACGCGACACTCTTCCCGCCCCACGGTGACCGGATCGTACTTGACAGCAGCTTGGGGCCCCGAGGCTACGACGTCGGCGCCTTTCGGCTCGTCGCCGGGGGAATGGAAGAGCGTTTCCCGGAATTCGCGGCCTTCGTGGCCGGGCATCCCGAATACGGGCTGGGTACCACGCCTCGGCAGGTGACCGCCAAGTTCTTCGAACTCGCCAAGCGACTGGACGAGAAGCCGGTCGGTGGTGTCGACGGTTCGATGTTCCGCGGCAGGACACTCGACGGCCTCTACGCCGACTCGCTCATGCCGGACGTCGCGAAGACCTGGCAGTCACTCGACAAGGGCGAACCGATACCACCGGCCGCGCCGGCGAACGCGGCAACCTCCATGGCAGCCCGCCTCTATGTCATCTGCGCGGACACACGTTGGCCCACGAAAATCGGAGAGTACCAGCGTGACGTGGCAGTGGACCGGCTGCTGTATCCGAAGCTGGGTGGCTCCACGGCGAACGTCGGGCCCTGCGCCTTCTGGCCGCACAAGGACTTCGAACAGCCGGTGAAGGTCGGCAGCCGCGGGCCCTCGAACATCCTCCTCGTGCAGAACGAGCGTGATCCTGGAACCCCGCTGGTCGGCGCCAAGAAGCTGCGTTGGGCGCTGGGCCAGCGGGCCACGATGGTGACCGCGGACGAGGGCGGCCACGGTGTCTACCCGTTCGGCCGCAACACGTGCGCGAACAATGCCGTCACCATCTTCCTGACCACCGGAGGGCGCCCCGCTCACGACAAGACCTGCGCTACTGAGCCGGTCACATAG